CGCGCGCTACGGACAGCTCCCAGTTAGTGGGGTACAGAGGATGGTTGGTGGGCACGTTGTCGGTGTGGGCCTCCACCCGGATAGGATTGTCCAATCTGGCCAACTGCTGGCCGACGGCCAGCAGGGCTGCCCGAGAGCGCGGGTTCAGCACCGCTCCCCCGGGCTCGAACACGATCGCCTCAGAGAGGCTGATAATCACCCCTTCGTAGGTCATGTTGACTGCGAGGTCGCCGGCCAGGCCGGCGCTATCGGCAAAATCAGCTAGCGCCGCCCCGACACTGAGAAAGTCCTGTTGCTCCTGGGGGAGGGTATCGAACCGGATCGGGGCCGGCCTCCCCACTCCCCCCTGGCCGAGCCCGACGATGACACCGCCGCCTCCTCGGCCGAAGGCGCGCCGCATGGACTCGGCCACCGCGGCGAACTTCCTGAGGTCAGTGTTGGCCATGGAGTAG
This DNA window, taken from Anaerolineae bacterium, encodes the following:
- a CDS encoding OmpA family protein, with the translated sequence MARKQHEEGKANHERWLLTYADMITLLLVFFIVLYSMANTDLRKFAAVAESMRRAFGRGGGGVIVGLGQGGVGRPAPIRFDTLPQEQQDFLSVGAALADFADSAGLAGDLAVNMTYEGVIISLSEAIVFEPGGAVLNPRSRAALLAVGQQLARLDNPIRVEAHTDNVPTNHPLYPTNWELSVARAVAIVRFLIDECGIAPERLCAAGHGEYKPLVPNDSREHRAINRRAEIVILYPTEQEAFTLGPLLSVATPVPN